A genomic stretch from Algoriphagus halophilus includes:
- a CDS encoding leucine-rich repeat domain-containing protein, translating into MIKSKVSIFLFLLLGFAASVQAQNIKGYTQEEIKDFTGKVEDQVRFLEYLLNTVGNEETPARDKDVVIRESYLKIFRDEHVQVEDDLLMDRKVVTNKDVTAYLKDIEFFFTNVNFKFKIREVKPSQKDNGEVFFIVSLDRTITATGKTGESISNTKPRFVEVNLEDKSQELKIASIYTTKLSRDEELMEWWEILDPNWKVFFREKFQISEYDSIDINQLYRFVEMDSLDISGTDSLLNLKPMEAMRQLKYVNLSNTQITELGPISNVTFLEYLDVSNTPASDIQFIKYSDRLKHLDISNTQIQHIEELANLKSLTSLKADYTPIMSFAVLNEFDSLKNLSLVQSGFNSAENIKELKHLKRLDLSRNYLINFTSLEALTDLEYLNLSETNIQDITPLNNLENLQEVDLTGTQVADISGLNGKEKLYKVLADQTKLSVLAADNFTRNNPSVLLIHHVRDLESWWSGLSDAWKSTLKKANPKIRTDNPNVEILTETIGVEELDMSGEGIETLNPITRFVKLHKLNFSDNEVSDLLPLSEVKTLVEITGKNTLIRDISPIKNNELLERIDLEGAPVESIMDVLSLPELVYINVNNSAIFEEEVPEILIQKPTLNIIYRTDELMAWWEELDGTWKNLLRRQNGTPEDPNTEQLHAMTEKSSLNFESVPIGKVEALTIFSNLRSLTIFDAPLMNMSPISELKLLKSLKLSQVPVSDFSALASLTDLEELDISNTGISDLEPLSSLIHLKKLNISGTNLKTLRGLEGLINLEELDVASTNLRSLRQIEGLTNLKKLSCFNTRLNSRAVDNFKQAVPDCEVRYY; encoded by the coding sequence ATGATCAAGAGTAAAGTATCCATTTTTCTATTCTTGCTTTTAGGTTTTGCTGCTTCAGTTCAGGCGCAAAACATCAAAGGCTATACCCAAGAAGAAATCAAAGACTTCACTGGAAAAGTAGAAGATCAGGTTCGCTTTTTGGAATACCTTCTCAACACGGTTGGGAATGAGGAAACTCCTGCTCGGGATAAAGATGTGGTGATCAGAGAGAGTTACCTGAAAATATTCAGAGATGAGCATGTGCAGGTAGAAGATGACCTGCTGATGGATAGAAAAGTAGTGACCAATAAAGATGTAACTGCTTATCTCAAAGACATTGAGTTTTTTTTCACCAATGTTAATTTCAAATTCAAAATCCGGGAGGTAAAGCCTTCCCAAAAGGATAATGGTGAGGTCTTTTTTATAGTTTCCTTGGATAGAACCATCACTGCCACGGGAAAAACAGGTGAGAGCATCAGCAATACCAAGCCCCGTTTTGTGGAAGTGAATTTGGAAGACAAATCCCAGGAATTAAAAATTGCCAGTATCTATACCACGAAGTTGAGCCGTGATGAAGAATTGATGGAATGGTGGGAGATTTTGGATCCAAATTGGAAAGTCTTTTTCAGGGAGAAATTCCAGATTTCAGAATATGACTCCATTGATATCAATCAGCTGTATCGATTTGTGGAAATGGATTCCTTGGATATCTCCGGGACAGATTCGTTATTGAATCTGAAGCCCATGGAGGCGATGAGGCAATTGAAGTATGTCAACCTCAGCAATACCCAGATCACTGAGTTAGGTCCGATTTCCAACGTTACCTTTCTGGAATATTTGGATGTGTCCAATACTCCTGCTTCCGATATCCAGTTCATCAAATATTCCGATCGTTTGAAGCATTTGGATATCTCCAATACACAGATTCAACATATTGAGGAGCTGGCCAACTTGAAGTCATTGACCAGCCTGAAAGCCGATTATACTCCGATTATGAGCTTTGCGGTATTGAATGAGTTTGATAGCTTGAAAAACCTGAGCCTGGTTCAAAGTGGTTTCAATAGTGCTGAAAATATCAAAGAGTTGAAGCATCTGAAAAGATTGGATTTAAGTCGAAATTACTTGATCAATTTTACCTCCTTGGAAGCGTTGACCGATTTGGAGTATTTAAACCTATCCGAAACCAATATCCAGGATATCACACCACTTAATAATTTGGAGAACTTGCAGGAGGTGGATTTGACAGGTACCCAGGTTGCGGATATATCTGGATTGAATGGTAAGGAAAAACTTTATAAAGTATTGGCCGACCAAACCAAACTTTCAGTATTGGCAGCTGATAATTTTACCAGAAATAACCCCTCCGTTTTACTGATCCACCATGTCAGAGATTTGGAGAGCTGGTGGTCCGGTTTATCCGATGCTTGGAAGTCTACTTTGAAAAAAGCCAATCCAAAGATCAGAACAGATAACCCGAATGTGGAAATCTTAACCGAAACCATCGGGGTGGAGGAATTGGATATGTCTGGAGAGGGGATTGAAACGCTCAATCCGATCACCCGATTCGTAAAGCTTCATAAGTTGAATTTCTCCGACAACGAGGTGTCGGATTTATTACCACTTTCGGAGGTAAAAACCTTGGTAGAGATCACCGGTAAAAACACGTTGATAAGAGATATATCCCCAATCAAAAACAATGAATTGCTGGAAAGGATCGATCTAGAGGGCGCCCCAGTTGAGAGCATCATGGATGTGTTGTCTCTTCCAGAGTTGGTATATATCAATGTAAACAACTCCGCAATATTTGAGGAGGAGGTGCCAGAAATATTAATTCAAAAGCCAACTCTGAATATAATTTATCGGACAGATGAGTTGATGGCCTGGTGGGAAGAATTGGATGGAACATGGAAGAATTTGCTAAGAAGGCAAAATGGGACACCGGAAGATCCTAATACCGAGCAATTACATGCCATGACCGAGAAATCCTCTTTAAACTTTGAAAGTGTGCCGATTGGGAAAGTGGAAGCCTTGACCATTTTTAGTAATTTGAGATCCTTGACGATTTTTGATGCGCCTTTAATGAATATGTCTCCGATATCTGAATTAAAGCTTTTAAAGTCTTTAAAGCTTTCTCAGGTACCTGTTTCGGATTTTAGTGCATTAGCTTCATTAACTGACTTAGAGGAACTGGATATTTCCAATACCGGTATTTCTGATTTAGAACCTCTATCCAGTTTGATTCATTTAAAGAAATTGAATATTTCAGGAACAAATCTGAAAACACTTCGAGGTTTGGAAGGCCTAATCAATTTGGAAGAGCTAGACGTTGCCAGCACTAATTTGAGGTCTTTAAGACAGATCGAAGGCTTGACAAATCTGAAAAAATTGTCATGCTTCAATACCCGACTCAATAGCCGGGCTGTTGATAATTTCAAACAAGCAGTACCAGACTGTGAGGTGAGGTACTATTAA
- a CDS encoding nucleoid-structuring protein H-NS → MKEKLFSFSINRSLIIALVGLLALGACKSKKKAVEPAPAPAPVETVEQAPPPPPVASAEEVAAEKLENYFNSVASSGSASMANQSIQETLSMFSNQETPVLIVIHEENGIKDYDEPTTIKKYLEYLKDTKKNLNFISDIRLDANGKVSELELRRK, encoded by the coding sequence ATGAAAGAAAAGTTATTCTCTTTTTCGATCAACCGCTCTCTGATCATTGCCCTAGTAGGTCTGTTGGCTCTAGGTGCTTGTAAGAGTAAAAAGAAAGCTGTAGAACCAGCTCCTGCTCCTGCACCAGTAGAGACAGTAGAGCAAGCTCCACCTCCACCACCTGTTGCCTCTGCTGAAGAAGTGGCTGCCGAAAAATTGGAGAACTATTTCAATAGTGTAGCTTCCTCTGGAAGTGCTTCGATGGCAAATCAATCTATTCAGGAAACACTTTCTATGTTTTCAAATCAGGAAACCCCGGTTTTGATTGTTATTCATGAAGAAAACGGAATCAAGGATTACGATGAACCAACTACCATCAAGAAATACCTTGAATACCTGAAAGACACCAAGAAAAACTTGAATTTCATCTCTGACATTCGTTTGGATGCAAATGGTAAAGTTTCTGAATTGGAACTTAGAAGAAAATAA
- a CDS encoding MraY family glycosyltransferase — protein MILSHLIIFLILLLLALIYQRLAIKFKIIDIPNNRSSHAIPTVRGGGILFPVGVILWWMAFDFQNTWMVLGVVWVSAVSLMDDLYSISRKIRFGVQFLAVSMAFYDLDLFTSVSWYVLPVFYFFALGIINAVNFMDGINGLTGLYSLVFMGSMLVVNTYTPLFDRELIQYEILALSVFLIFNFRKRAMMFAGDIGSISIAYLMIYFLTKWYLYEQSWTVLLFLIVYGADSMLTMIQRLIKRENVLEPHRSHLYQILANEGKIDHILVAMIFAGIQGIINYFLFIQHREVPPVDLSVLVIVVYGLIYLAVKRIYLSKYRMT, from the coding sequence ATGATATTATCCCACCTTATAATTTTCCTTATTCTTTTATTGCTTGCGCTGATTTATCAACGCTTGGCGATAAAATTCAAAATTATTGACATTCCAAATAATAGGAGTTCCCATGCCATACCAACGGTAAGGGGAGGGGGGATCTTATTTCCGGTGGGAGTGATTTTGTGGTGGATGGCTTTTGATTTTCAAAATACCTGGATGGTACTTGGGGTCGTTTGGGTTTCTGCTGTCTCTTTAATGGATGACCTATATTCTATTTCCAGGAAGATTCGTTTTGGGGTTCAGTTTTTGGCAGTAAGCATGGCTTTTTATGACCTGGATTTATTTACCAGCGTTTCTTGGTATGTATTACCCGTGTTTTATTTCTTTGCTTTGGGAATTATCAATGCGGTCAATTTTATGGATGGCATCAATGGGTTGACCGGGCTTTATTCCTTGGTATTTATGGGTAGTATGTTAGTGGTGAATACTTATACGCCACTATTTGACAGGGAATTGATTCAATATGAAATCCTTGCCTTGAGTGTTTTCCTGATTTTTAATTTTAGAAAAAGAGCCATGATGTTTGCGGGGGATATAGGAAGCATTTCCATCGCCTATTTAATGATTTATTTTTTGACGAAATGGTATTTATACGAACAGAGTTGGACCGTGCTGTTGTTTTTGATTGTTTACGGAGCCGATTCCATGCTAACCATGATCCAAAGGTTGATCAAACGAGAAAATGTGCTTGAGCCTCACCGGTCTCATCTTTATCAGATCTTGGCCAATGAAGGTAAAATTGACCATATCCTTGTAGCAATGATTTTCGCAGGGATCCAAGGGATTATCAATTATTTCCTGTTTATACAACATCGAGAGGTTCCACCAGTGGATTTGTCAGTGCTAGTGATTGTAGTGTATGGATTGATTTACCTCGCCGTGAAAAGAATTTATTTATCTAAATATAGAATGACCTGA
- a CDS encoding glycosyltransferase family protein, whose protein sequence is MKFLIIEQDLRVSGTSQGIISRSFLGKLRKAYPESLIDVHYIKAEDSVDKLDLLPVDHMVEYRVNAAAPMLVQLANKLYWRLFNVSLVEEWFVKQYAKIIAKIDYEKYDHIFIRSAGIGHEMILATLDLPILKKAIVNFHDPFPVAWYVGTKVKPTKLDFFRLAKMMKVVEQAHVCTSTASYMSHDLQHLYGSKKPFFTLPHQYDPTVFSLKEPTQVRVKEKPVSISYHGALMFGRNIENLIKAYSELVNSDPKYVENSELILRVKGNEVARFKEIYGDALNIKFLDTVDFSSSSSEQIHQSDIVIILENGPYYCNILVGKAPFLASINKAVLCLSPKKSELRTIVSDDTCIADMGDVTEIKTKLKKLIDNELDKGEPVKPFGEYFSQENFKVQLNEILQANK, encoded by the coding sequence ATGAAGTTTCTAATCATTGAGCAAGATTTAAGGGTTTCCGGAACCAGCCAGGGAATAATTTCTAGATCATTTTTGGGTAAGCTGAGGAAGGCATACCCTGAATCCTTGATCGATGTTCATTACATCAAAGCTGAGGACTCAGTCGATAAACTCGATTTACTTCCTGTAGATCATATGGTTGAGTACAGAGTAAATGCTGCAGCACCTATGTTGGTTCAGCTTGCAAATAAATTGTATTGGAGACTTTTCAATGTTTCATTGGTAGAAGAGTGGTTTGTAAAACAATACGCTAAAATTATAGCCAAAATAGATTATGAAAAATATGATCATATCTTCATCAGGAGTGCAGGGATTGGTCATGAAATGATTCTAGCGACCCTGGATTTACCAATTCTTAAAAAAGCGATTGTTAATTTCCATGATCCCTTTCCTGTTGCCTGGTATGTAGGAACAAAAGTAAAGCCGACAAAGCTAGATTTTTTTAGACTGGCTAAGATGATGAAGGTAGTGGAGCAGGCACATGTTTGTACATCCACCGCATCTTACATGTCACATGACCTGCAACACCTCTATGGTTCTAAAAAGCCATTTTTCACCCTTCCCCATCAATATGACCCTACCGTTTTCAGCCTAAAGGAACCTACTCAAGTAAGAGTCAAAGAAAAACCTGTAAGTATTTCTTACCATGGGGCATTGATGTTTGGTAGAAACATAGAAAACCTGATTAAAGCGTACAGTGAATTGGTCAATTCTGATCCGAAATATGTGGAAAATTCCGAATTGATTTTAAGAGTAAAAGGGAATGAGGTAGCTCGATTCAAGGAGATATACGGTGATGCCCTAAATATCAAATTTTTGGATACGGTGGATTTTTCCAGTTCCTCAAGTGAACAGATTCACCAAAGTGACATCGTGATTATTTTGGAAAACGGACCTTACTATTGTAATATTTTAGTGGGTAAGGCTCCTTTTCTGGCATCCATTAATAAGGCAGTTCTTTGTTTATCTCCAAAGAAAAGCGAGCTAAGAACCATCGTTTCAGATGATACATGTATTGCAGACATGGGGGATGTAACAGAAATCAAAACGAAGCTGAAGAAACTGATTGATAATGAACTTGATAAGGGTGAACCTGTTAAGCCATTTGGAGAATATTTCAGCCAAGAGAATTTCAAAGTTCAGCTCAATGAAATATTGCAAGCCAATAAATGA
- the asnB gene encoding asparagine synthase (glutamine-hydrolyzing) has translation MCGIAGIVGRNPENKVVLANMLEKQTHRGPDAKGIWSADEVFLGHNRLSILDLSEAANQPFFSNCGRYVIVFNGEIYNYLELKQSLDYPFRTKSDTEVLLAMYIKYRDNMINYLNGMFAFAIWDIQEKQLFAARDRFGVKPFYYSMAQSQFLFASEIKTLFAAGVTQTLNEEVWADYFVHGSYGYPEETFFKDIYQLAPGHSLSYREGDHRPQISQYYDFVDQVKHQPVFEDEKRLQEEYLELLLDSIRLRFRSDVPVGFNVSGGLDSSILLAMISRIKEGEMQNIEAFSFYTGDERYDELPWVKDLISKTKSPLNPVLLSQSEVPDLIEKVAYFQDEPFGGFPTIAYSRIFERARQKGFLVLLDGQGMDEAWAGYDYYRSDSNALVQGIKSSLTRPNVISPELCAKARAISYPEPFDNPLQNKQYRDVYFTKIPRALRFNDRVSMMHSTELREPFLDYRLVEMAFAQKREMKIKQGQGKWLPRQLVKKELENIALAPKRPLQTPQREWIGGPLSDFVEDRISMLRSNPWIEKNALDLEWQNYKNGQNDNSFFVWQWINTSFFEG, from the coding sequence ATGTGTGGAATAGCCGGTATTGTCGGAAGAAATCCTGAAAATAAGGTTGTCCTAGCAAACATGCTTGAAAAGCAGACCCATAGAGGACCTGATGCCAAGGGTATCTGGTCTGCGGATGAGGTTTTTCTAGGTCACAATAGACTTTCTATTTTAGACCTATCTGAAGCGGCAAATCAACCATTTTTCAGTAATTGCGGGCGCTATGTAATTGTTTTTAACGGGGAGATTTATAATTATCTAGAGTTAAAGCAATCCTTGGATTACCCGTTCAGGACGAAATCTGATACAGAAGTGCTGTTGGCAATGTATATCAAGTACCGGGATAACATGATCAATTATCTCAATGGTATGTTTGCTTTTGCCATTTGGGATATTCAGGAGAAACAGCTTTTTGCGGCTAGAGACCGATTTGGAGTAAAGCCATTTTATTATTCGATGGCTCAGTCCCAGTTTTTATTTGCAAGTGAAATTAAAACCTTATTTGCAGCTGGGGTTACCCAAACTCTGAATGAGGAAGTTTGGGCAGATTATTTCGTTCACGGGAGTTATGGATATCCTGAAGAGACTTTTTTCAAAGACATTTACCAATTAGCTCCAGGACATAGTCTTAGCTATAGAGAAGGAGATCACAGACCTCAAATCAGCCAATACTATGACTTTGTAGATCAGGTGAAGCATCAGCCTGTTTTTGAGGATGAAAAAAGACTTCAAGAAGAATATTTGGAATTGTTATTGGATTCCATCCGATTAAGATTCAGATCAGATGTCCCTGTTGGCTTCAATGTGAGCGGTGGGTTGGATTCTTCCATTCTACTCGCTATGATTTCTAGAATCAAGGAAGGTGAAATGCAAAACATAGAAGCTTTTTCTTTCTATACTGGAGATGAGCGCTATGATGAATTACCATGGGTCAAGGATTTAATTTCTAAAACCAAAAGTCCATTAAACCCTGTTCTTTTATCCCAATCCGAGGTTCCGGATCTAATAGAAAAAGTAGCCTATTTCCAAGACGAGCCATTTGGGGGATTTCCTACCATTGCCTATTCAAGGATTTTTGAAAGGGCAAGGCAGAAAGGCTTCTTGGTATTACTGGATGGACAGGGGATGGATGAGGCCTGGGCAGGTTATGATTATTACCGGAGCGATTCCAATGCTTTGGTCCAGGGAATTAAAAGTTCATTGACTCGGCCAAATGTGATTTCCCCAGAGCTTTGTGCCAAGGCGAGAGCAATAAGCTATCCGGAACCTTTTGATAATCCACTCCAAAACAAGCAATACAGGGATGTGTATTTTACCAAAATCCCTAGAGCCCTCCGATTCAATGATCGAGTAAGTATGATGCATAGTACAGAATTGAGAGAACCATTTCTGGATTATCGGTTAGTAGAAATGGCATTTGCCCAAAAAAGGGAAATGAAAATCAAGCAAGGTCAAGGAAAGTGGTTGCCACGACAATTGGTCAAAAAGGAGCTTGAAAATATTGCATTAGCCCCTAAAAGACCCCTTCAAACCCCTCAGCGTGAATGGATAGGAGGTCCTTTGTCCGATTTTGTGGAAGATAGGATCAGTATGCTGCGCTCTAACCCATGGATTGAGAAAAATGCATTGGATTTGGAATGGCAGAATTATAAAAATGGTCAAAACGACAATAGCTTTTTCGTTTGGCAATGGATCAATACTTCCTTTTTCGAAGGTTAA
- a CDS encoding acylneuraminate cytidylyltransferase family protein translates to MRILGLIPAREGSKGIPGKNIRILGHQPLIAYSITDGLASEKLTKVAVSTDGEKISEIAKSYGGEVPFLRPKELAQDRTPSIDVVLHALDFFEQNGEVFDAVCLLQPTSPFRPKGFIDACIQKFVDTHADSLISVLEVPHEYNPHWTFKMDQEGSLSIATGEPTLIPRRQELPMAYHRDGSVYISKVSLIKEHKVLVGGKTVGVLSDKAYYANLDTQEDWVKAETTYKNIV, encoded by the coding sequence ATGAGAATACTTGGTCTGATCCCTGCAAGAGAAGGGTCAAAAGGAATTCCCGGTAAAAATATTAGAATACTAGGTCACCAACCTTTAATTGCCTATTCCATCACAGATGGTCTGGCTTCTGAAAAATTAACCAAAGTAGCGGTCAGTACAGATGGGGAAAAGATCTCTGAGATTGCAAAATCCTATGGAGGGGAAGTCCCTTTTTTGCGACCTAAAGAGTTGGCCCAAGACCGAACTCCTTCCATAGATGTGGTGCTTCATGCTTTGGATTTTTTTGAGCAAAACGGAGAGGTTTTTGATGCGGTTTGTTTGTTGCAACCTACCAGCCCCTTCCGGCCCAAGGGTTTCATTGATGCCTGTATTCAAAAATTTGTGGATACCCATGCAGATTCCCTTATTTCGGTATTGGAGGTTCCTCATGAATACAATCCACATTGGACTTTTAAAATGGATCAAGAAGGAAGCTTGTCAATCGCTACTGGTGAACCTACCCTGATACCTAGAAGACAGGAGCTGCCCATGGCCTACCACAGAGATGGGTCGGTATATATATCCAAAGTCTCCCTAATCAAAGAGCATAAAGTGCTTGTTGGAGGAAAAACTGTAGGAGTGCTTTCAGATAAAGCCTATTATGCCAATTTGGATACCCAAGAGGACTGGGTAAAAGCAGAAACAACTTATAAAAACATAGTTTAA